The Cellulophaga lytica DSM 7489 nucleotide sequence CATCAGCTTTTAAAGAATTTAGAGCAGTTCCTGGAATCAAAAAAGCAACATTTTTAAACGCAATTGCCAATGAAATTTTAGCACTAGACGATGTATTGGTCAAAACATATTGCTCAGAAACAGGTCTACCAGAAGGAAGAGCAAAAGGAGAAAGAGGAAGAACAATTGGACAATTACAGAACTTTGCAAATTTAGTAGCAGAAGGGTCTTGGGTTGAGGCAACAATAGATACAGCACAACCTAATAGAGAGCCAATGCCAAGATCAGATATCAGAAAAATGTTAATTCCTTTAGGTCCAGTAGTCGTTTTTGGCGCAAGTAATTTTCCTTTAGCCTATTCTACAGCCGGTGGAGACACAGCAGCAGCTTTAGCTTCAGGTTGCCCAGTAATTGTAAAATCCCATCCAATGCATTCTGGAACAGGAGCACTAGTAGCATCTGCAATTATTAAAGCAGCTGAAAAAACAGGAATGCCAAATGGTGTGTTTTCTAATCTAAATTCTAGTGGAATAGAAGTTGGACAACAATTAGTGGCACACCCAAAAGTAAAAGCAGTTGGTTTTACTGGAAGCATAAAGGGCGGAAGAGCCTTATTCGAATTAGCTTCAAAAAGAGCAGAACCAATTCCTGTTTTTGCTGAAATGGGAAGTATAAATCCAGTTATAATTTTACCCAAAGCATTAGAAAATAGACAAGCAGAAATTGCTAAAACGTATGCAAGTTCTATTACTTTAGGAACGGGTCAATTTTGTACAAATCCAGGATTATTATTAGGTATTAAAAGTGACGCTTTAACAAGTTTTATAAACAACGTATCAGAAGAAATTATTAAAATAAATCCGTCGTGTATGTTGCATCCAAATATTAAAAAAGGATACGTCAGAAATAAAGAAAAAGTAGTGTCTCAAGATAACGTTACAGTAACAGCAAACTATAGATCCGACGTTCAAAACAATTATGCAACACAAGCTATTGTTTCTGTTGATGGAAAAACATTTTTAGAAAATTCGACATTACATTTAGAAGTTTTTGGACCTTTTTCTATGATTGTCCAATGTGAAAACATATCAGAACTAGAAACCGTTATTGCCAGTTTAGAAGGGCAATTAACAGGAACTGTAATTTCTGATTCTAACGAAGTTGCTAACTATCCAGCAGTAATTACAGCGCTACAAAACAGAGTGGGACGTATTATTTTTAATGGCGTTCCAACAGGCGTAGAAGTTTGCGAATCTATGGTACATGGAGGTCCATATCCTGCGTCTACGGATAGCAGATTTACAGCAGTTGGAATAGGTTCTATAAAGCGTTGGGTACGTCCGTTTAGTTATCAAGATTGGCCAAATGATTTGTTGCCAAATGAATTAAAAAACAATAATCCTTCCAATATTTTTAGAGTTATAAATGGAATAAGATCAAAAAATTAAGAAATGAGTAAGCACACGTTTGTTTGTATAGATGCACATACTTGCGGAAACCCTGTTAGGGTTATAAAAAGTGGAGGTCCAAAATTGATTGGAAATACCATGAGCGAAAAACGACTTCATTTTTTAAAAGAATTCGATTGGGTAAGAAAAGGGTTAATGTTTGAGCCTCGAGGGCATGATATGATGAGTGGTAGCATCTTGTATCCACCACATAATCCAGAAAATGACTTTGCTATTTTATTTGTTGAAACGTCAGGTTGCTTACCAATGTGTGGACATGGTACAATTGGTACCATTACAATTGCAATTGAAGAGGGTTTAATACAACCTAAAATTCCAGGGAAAATTAAAATGGAAGCGCCTGCTGGTTTAGTAGAAATTGAATACAAGCAAATAAACAATAAGGTAGAATGGGTAAAAATTACTAATGTAAAAAGTTATTTAGCCGCTCAAGATTTAACAATAGATTGTCCTGAATTAGGAGAGATTATTTTTGATGTTGCTTATGGTGGAAATTATTATGCCATAGTAGACCCTCAGAAAAACTTCTCTGGTATTCATAATTTTACAGCGTCAAAGGTTATTCAATTTTCTCAAATAGTACGAGACAGAATTAACGAAAAATATCCTAATCAATTTGTTCATCCAGAAAATGAAGCCATAAAACATGTAACACATATGTTGTGGACAGGTAATCCTTTAGACCCAACATCATCAGGAAGAAATGCTGTATTTTATGGAGACAAAGCTATAGATAGAAGTCCCTGTGGAACTGGCACCTCTGCTAGATTAGCACAATTGTATACCAAAGGAAAATTAAAAGCCGGAGAAGCGTTTATACACGAAAGTTTTATTGGAAGTAAATTTATAGGACGTGTTGAAAAAGAAACCGTTTTAGATGGTAAACTAGCCATAATACCAAGCATACAGGGCTGGGCAAAAATTTTTGGATACAATACAATTACTATTGATGATCAAGATGATCCTTATGCACATGGTTTCCAAGTAATTTAATATGAATAAAAACGTAATAATCATTGGTGCAGGAATAATAGGTTTAAGTACAGCTTATTATCTTGTAAAAGAAGGCCATCAAGTATCAATAATCGATAAGTCTAATTTCTCAAGCGGGGCATCTTATGTTAATGCTGGTTATATAACACCTAGTCATTTTATTCCGTTAGCAGCTCCAGGAATGATTAATAAAGGGATTAAGTGGATGTTTAATCCAACTAGTCCTTTTTATATAAAACCCCGTTTAAATGCTGATTTTTTAAATTGGACTTGGGCGTTTAAAAAATCTGCTACTGCCTCTAAAGTGGAAAAAGCAATTCCCGTAATTAAAGCTATTAATCTTTTAAGTAGAGATTTATATGAAGATATTAAAGAATCTAACACTTTTAATTTTCATTATGAACGTAAAGGTTTATTAATGTGCTATCAATCTGATAAAGTTGGTGAAGCAGAATGGAAGATCGGTAAACGTGGAATTGAAGAAGGTTTAGGTGTTAAAAATTTAACTAAAAAAGAAGTGGATGTTCTAGAACCAAATGCAAACCTGAATATTAAAGGTGCTATTTATTTTGATTCAGATGCACATATGACTCCAACAGATTTTATGCCAGAAATGGTAAAGTTTTTAAAGACAAAAGGAGTTATTTTTTATGCTAATGAAGATGTAAAAGATATTGAGGTAACAAACCGAACAGTTTCAAAAATAATAACAAACAAACAAAAATTAAAAGCTGATGAAGTTGTTTTAGCAGCTGGAAGTTGGAGCCCATTATTGACTAAAAAACTAGGCTTACAAATTCCAATACAAGCAGGGAAAGGATACAGAATTAATGTAAACAGAGAAACAGGAATTACAATTCCCGCAATACTATGCGAAGCAAAAGTAGCTGTTACTCCAATGCAAGGATTTACACGTTTTGCTGGCACAATGGAAATGGCTGGCATTAATCATAATATTAATCCAATGAGAGTACAGACTATTGCCAATGCAGCAAAAAATTATTATACTAATTTGAATATTACTGTAGCAGAAAAACGGTCTGCAGACTGCGGCTTGAGACCTTGCTCTCCAGATGGTTTACCTTACATTGGTAAATCTTCTAAATGTAATAATTTAACAATTGCAACTGGACACGCGATGATGGGTTGGAGTTTAGGACCAGCAACAGGAAAGTTAGTTTCCGAAATAATTTCAGAAAAAAAGACTACTTTAGATTTAAGTTCATTTAATCCCGACAGAAGATTTTAAATGAGACTCGACTCAATTCCTAATATTTCATTACAAAACAATTGATGCTTGAACAATAGTTTTTTAGCACTAATTCTTTATTTAAAAGTAATTTTGTGATGCTATGGCATTTTTATGATTGAGAAATAAGTGTGTTTTAAAAAGTAATTCTTTAAATAAGTTAATATGCCATAAAGAATATGACTGAAAAGGGATGAATAATTTCTACAAACTTTATTTAAAATAGAAATTATAATAAGTTTAATCAATTGAATTCATTAATCCAATTATTATTTTAAAGCGTAATATTAAAAATATTATACAACAATAAGAAAACATAGTATTACACCTTATTTACACCTTAACAGCTCTAAGGCACTGTATTTAAAGGATTGCTAATTTCTGTATTGGGAAGTAATTAATTAAACTTAATAATCTCCATAATTTCACGTTTATAGGTAATACCTATAGGAATAGATTTTTGCTGTATTATCAAACAATCTTTATCTATTGTTTTTATTTTATTTATTGCTACAATATAAGATTTATGAGAGCGAACAAATAAACTTGAAGGCAATTGCTTTTCAAGTTCTGTTGTAGTAATTGTTACTACATAGGTACGCTTCATAGTATACACTTTTACGTAGTTTCCATAGCTTTGTGTAAAAAGAATATCATCTAACAATATAGTAACCATATCGCTACCTATTTTAAGAGAGATGTCTTTTGCTTCTTCTTTTGGTTCTGGACTATTCTCAATAGCATTTTTATCCTCAAAATGTGCTATTGCTTTTAAAAACCTTGGATAAAAAATGGGTTTTAATAAATAGTCTATCACTCCATATTCATAACTTTCTAATGCAAACTCGCTATACGCCGTGGTTAAAATTGTTTTTGGCTTATTAGGTAGTGTTTTTAGCAACTCCATACCTGTAACTTCTGGCATATCAATATCTAAAAACATTAAATCTACAGGATTATTTGTAAGATATTGCATAGCTTCTAACCCATTATACAGCTGATGTTCTAACGACAAAAAAGGATTTTTGTTAATGTAGTCCGAAAGCACATAATGCGCTGCTGGTTCATCATCAACAATTATACATTTAATTTTAGTTGTCATTCTGCTTTGTTGTTAGGTTGATATGTAAATTCACCAAAAACTCATCTTCTTCTGTTATTTTTATGGTATGATGGTTATGATAAATTAACGACAAACGTTTTAAGGTATTTTTAAGTCCAATTTTAGTAGAATCTATTTTTCGTTTCTTTTTCGGAATACTATT carries:
- a CDS encoding NAD(P)/FAD-dependent oxidoreductase; this translates as MNKNVIIIGAGIIGLSTAYYLVKEGHQVSIIDKSNFSSGASYVNAGYITPSHFIPLAAPGMINKGIKWMFNPTSPFYIKPRLNADFLNWTWAFKKSATASKVEKAIPVIKAINLLSRDLYEDIKESNTFNFHYERKGLLMCYQSDKVGEAEWKIGKRGIEEGLGVKNLTKKEVDVLEPNANLNIKGAIYFDSDAHMTPTDFMPEMVKFLKTKGVIFYANEDVKDIEVTNRTVSKIITNKQKLKADEVVLAAGSWSPLLTKKLGLQIPIQAGKGYRINVNRETGITIPAILCEAKVAVTPMQGFTRFAGTMEMAGINHNINPMRVQTIANAAKNYYTNLNITVAEKRSADCGLRPCSPDGLPYIGKSSKCNNLTIATGHAMMGWSLGPATGKLVSEIISEKKTTLDLSSFNPDRRF
- a CDS encoding 4-hydroxyproline epimerase, which translates into the protein MSKHTFVCIDAHTCGNPVRVIKSGGPKLIGNTMSEKRLHFLKEFDWVRKGLMFEPRGHDMMSGSILYPPHNPENDFAILFVETSGCLPMCGHGTIGTITIAIEEGLIQPKIPGKIKMEAPAGLVEIEYKQINNKVEWVKITNVKSYLAAQDLTIDCPELGEIIFDVAYGGNYYAIVDPQKNFSGIHNFTASKVIQFSQIVRDRINEKYPNQFVHPENEAIKHVTHMLWTGNPLDPTSSGRNAVFYGDKAIDRSPCGTGTSARLAQLYTKGKLKAGEAFIHESFIGSKFIGRVEKETVLDGKLAIIPSIQGWAKIFGYNTITIDDQDDPYAHGFQVI
- a CDS encoding aldehyde dehydrogenase (NADP(+)), giving the protein MISGKNFIGNQLSANGTKTYKTFNPELNTENAIVFTEATAQEIDDAANLAASAFKEFRAVPGIKKATFLNAIANEILALDDVLVKTYCSETGLPEGRAKGERGRTIGQLQNFANLVAEGSWVEATIDTAQPNREPMPRSDIRKMLIPLGPVVVFGASNFPLAYSTAGGDTAAALASGCPVIVKSHPMHSGTGALVASAIIKAAEKTGMPNGVFSNLNSSGIEVGQQLVAHPKVKAVGFTGSIKGGRALFELASKRAEPIPVFAEMGSINPVIILPKALENRQAEIAKTYASSITLGTGQFCTNPGLLLGIKSDALTSFINNVSEEIIKINPSCMLHPNIKKGYVRNKEKVVSQDNVTVTANYRSDVQNNYATQAIVSVDGKTFLENSTLHLEVFGPFSMIVQCENISELETVIASLEGQLTGTVISDSNEVANYPAVITALQNRVGRIIFNGVPTGVEVCESMVHGGPYPASTDSRFTAVGIGSIKRWVRPFSYQDWPNDLLPNELKNNNPSNIFRVINGIRSKN
- a CDS encoding LytR/AlgR family response regulator transcription factor, which produces MTTKIKCIIVDDEPAAHYVLSDYINKNPFLSLEHQLYNGLEAMQYLTNNPVDLMFLDIDMPEVTGMELLKTLPNKPKTILTTAYSEFALESYEYGVIDYLLKPIFYPRFLKAIAHFEDKNAIENSPEPKEEAKDISLKIGSDMVTILLDDILFTQSYGNYVKVYTMKRTYVVTITTTELEKQLPSSLFVRSHKSYIVAINKIKTIDKDCLIIQQKSIPIGITYKREIMEIIKFN